From Marinobacterium sp. LSUCC0821, a single genomic window includes:
- a CDS encoding DNA-3-methyladenine glycosylase I yields the protein MKTFAQLLDQAKHFHSDWSKAELLGPRAANRAELESLADDRVLSSMSWRIFCAGLKRSLVDAKWPAFEKAFFGFDPEKVTLMSDEHLEKLMQNRDLIRHFGKIKATRVNAMMVLDSSQKHGSFGKFLADWPVEHTVGLWAFLKKEGAQLGGNSGAYALRIVGRDSPVLTDDVVTALKAQGVIDKRPTSQRDLKLVQQAFNQWRAESGADLCQISRVLARSIG from the coding sequence ATGAAAACCTTTGCTCAACTTTTAGATCAGGCCAAACACTTTCACTCCGATTGGAGTAAGGCTGAGTTACTGGGGCCGCGCGCTGCCAATCGAGCCGAATTAGAGAGTCTTGCAGATGATCGAGTGCTAAGTTCGATGAGCTGGCGCATTTTTTGTGCGGGTCTCAAGCGATCTTTGGTTGATGCAAAGTGGCCAGCGTTCGAGAAAGCATTTTTCGGTTTCGATCCGGAAAAAGTGACATTGATGAGTGATGAGCACCTAGAAAAGCTAATGCAGAACCGCGATCTGATTAGACACTTTGGCAAGATCAAAGCGACCAGAGTAAATGCGATGATGGTGTTAGATAGCAGTCAAAAGCACGGCTCATTTGGTAAGTTTCTTGCGGATTGGCCGGTTGAACATACGGTTGGGCTCTGGGCTTTTCTGAAAAAGGAGGGGGCTCAGCTTGGTGGCAACTCAGGTGCCTACGCACTTCGTATTGTCGGGCGAGATAGTCCAGTGCTTACGGATGATGTTGTCACTGCACTCAAGGCGCAGGGCGTAATCGATAAACGCCCAACATCACAGCGCGATTTGAAACTGGTTCAACAGGCATTTAACCAGTGGCGAGCAGAGTCGGGAGCCGATCTCTGTCAAATTAGTCGAGTGTTAGCTCGCTCTATTGGATAG
- the syd gene encoding SecY-interacting protein: MTSVAQQLDRLVREYEDIQTAIGWPTTLVESDWLSPCLIQPYTENEMAAWRPTLRATSNDMFDRLSEALETEIPEALITFYTRYLSLSLYMQHHEGQLSLIQVWNEEDMERLRENLIGHALNKKRLKQPLSLFIGVTEPDGQQIFSVELHSGQVLLETPGKKPFRVIADDLESFLSQLTAIAHPND; encoded by the coding sequence ATGACCAGCGTTGCACAACAATTAGATCGACTCGTTCGTGAGTATGAAGATATCCAAACTGCTATTGGCTGGCCAACGACGCTTGTTGAATCCGACTGGCTTAGCCCCTGTTTGATTCAGCCATATACCGAGAATGAGATGGCTGCCTGGCGCCCCACTCTTCGAGCAACTTCAAACGATATGTTTGATCGCTTAAGTGAGGCACTAGAGACAGAGATACCAGAAGCTCTCATTACCTTCTACACACGTTACCTTTCTCTCTCGTTGTATATGCAACACCATGAAGGGCAACTCTCTTTGATTCAGGTTTGGAACGAAGAGGATATGGAGCGTTTGCGAGAGAACCTAATCGGCCACGCCCTGAATAAAAAAAGACTTAAGCAACCGCTCAGTCTCTTTATCGGAGTCACTGAACCTGATGGTCAGCAGATATTTTCGGTAGAGCTACACTCTGGGCAGGTGCTTTTAGAGACGCCTGGCAAAAAGCCCTTTAGAGTGATCGCTGATGATCTTGAGAGCTTTCTATCGCAATTAACAGCGATTGCCCACCCTAACGACTAG